A single region of the Salvia splendens isolate huo1 chromosome 18, SspV2, whole genome shotgun sequence genome encodes:
- the LOC121776890 gene encoding glycine-rich cell wall structural protein 1.8-like: protein MAVAMQEERGVENFEEDEKVVVGNAKVEILVGNVEGGGELLGGREGGGGERKGGDFGGERGGGGDRVGEDGGGDAGGEGGGELLGGREGGGGERKGGDFGGERGGGGDRVGEDGGGDAGGEGGGELLGGREGGGGERKGGDFGGERGGGGDRVGEDGGGDAGGEGGGELLGGREGGGGERKGGDFGGERGGGGDRVGEDGGGDAGGEGGGELLGGREGGGGERKGGDFGGERGGGGDRVGEDGGGDAGGEGGGELLGGREGGGGERKGGDFGGERGGGGDRVGEDGGGDAGGEGGGELLGGREGGGGERKGGDFGGERGGGGDRVGEDGGGDAGGEGGGELLGGREGGGGERKGGDFGGEREGGGDRVGEDGGGDAGGEGGGELLGGREGGGGERKGGDFGGERGGGGDRVGEDGGGDAGGEGGGELLGGREGGGGERKGGDFGGERGGGGDRVGEDGGGDAGGEGGGEGGGELLGGREGGGGERKGGDFGGERGGGGDRVGEDGGGDAGGEGGGELLGGREGGGGERKGGDFGGERGGGGDRVGEDGGGDAGGEGGGELLGGREGGGGERKGGDFGGERGGGGDRVGEDGGGDAGGEGGGELLGGREGGGGERKGGDFGGERGGGGDRVGEDGGGDAGGEGGGELLGGREGGGGERKGGDFGGERGGGGDRVGEDGGGDAGGEGGGELLGGREGGGGERKGGDFGGERGGGGDRVGEDGGGDAGGEGGGELLGGREGGGGERKGGDFGGERGGGGDRVGEDGGGDAGGEGGGEL from the exons ATGGCGGTGGCGATGCAGGAGGAGAGGGGGGTGGAGAACTTTGAGGAGGACgagaaggtggtggtggggaACGCAAAGGTGGAGATTTTGGTGGGGAACGTGGAG GGGGGTGGAGAACTTTTAGGAGGACgagaaggtggtggtggggaACGCAAAGGTGGAGATTTTGGTGGGGAACGTGGAGGTGGAGGAGATCGTGTTGGTGAAGATGGCGGTGGCGATGCAGGAGGAGAGGGGGGTGGAGAACTTTTAGGCGGACgagaaggtggtggtggggaACGCAAAGGTGGAGATTTTGGTGGGGAACGTGGAGGTGGAGGAGATCGTGTTGGTGAAGATGGCGGTGGCGATGCAGGAGGAGAGGGGGGTGGAGAACTTTTAGGAGGACgagaaggtggtggtggggaACGCAAAGGTGGAGATTTTGGTGGGGAACGTGGAGGTGGAGGAGATCGTGTTGGTGAAGATGGCGGTGGCGATGCAGGAGGAGAGGGGGGTGGAGAACTTTTAGGAGGACgagaaggtggtggtggggaACGCAAAGGTGGAGATTTTGGTGGGGAACGTGGAGGTGGAGGAGATCGTGTTGGTGAAGATGGCGGTGGCGATGCAGGAGGAGAGGGGGGTGGAGAACTTTTAGGAGGACgagaaggtggtggtggggaACGCAAAGGTGGAGATTTTGGTGGGGAACGTGGAGGTGGAGGAGATCGTGTTGGTGAAGATGGCGGTGGCGATGCAGGAGGAGAGGGGGGTGGAGAACTTTTAGGCGGACgagaaggtggtggtggggaACGCAAAGGTGGAGATTTTGGTGGGGAACGTGGAGGTGGAGGAGATCGTGTTGGTGAAGATGGCGGTGGCGATGCAGGAGGAGAGGGGGGTGGAGAACTTTTAGGAGGACgagaaggtggtggtggggaACGCAAAGGTGGAGATTTTGGTGGGGAACGTGGAGGTGGAGGAGATCGTGTTGGTGAAGATGGCGGTGGCGATGCAGGAGGAGAGGGGGGTGGAGAACTTTTAGGAGGACgagaaggtggtggtggggaACGCAAAGGTGGAGATTTTGGTGGGGAACGTGAAGGTGGAGGAGATCGTGTTGGTGAAGATGGCGGTGGCGATGCAGGAGGAGAGGGGGGTGGAGAACTTTTAGGAGGACgagaaggtggtggtggggaACGCAAAGGTGGAGATTTTGGTGGGGAACGTGGAGGTGGAGGAGATCGTGTTGGTGAAGATGGCGGTGGCGATGCAGGAGGAGAGGGGGGTGGAGAACTTTTAGGAGGACgagaaggtggtggtggggaACGCAAAGGTGGAGATTTTGGTGGGGAACGTGGAGGTGGAGGAGATCGTGTTGGTGAAGATGGCGGTGGCGATGCAGGAGGAGAGGGGG GAGGAGAGGGGGGTGGAGAACTTTTAGGAGGACgagaaggtggtggtggggaACGCAAAGGTGGAGATTTTGGTGGGGAACGTGGAGGTGGAGGAGATCGTGTTGGTGAAGATGGCGGTGGCGATGCAGGAGGAGAGGGGGGTGGAGAACTTTTAGGCGGACgagaaggtggtggtggggaACGCAAAGGTGGAGATTTTGGTGGGGAACGTGGAGGTGGAGGAGATCGTGTTGGTGAAGATGGCGGTGGCGATGCAGGAGGAGAGGGGGGTGGAGAACTTTTAGGAGGACgagaaggtggtggtggggaACGCAAAGGTGGAGATTTTGGTGGGGAACGTGGAGGTGGAGGAGATCGTGTTGGTGAAGATGGCGGTGGCGATGCAGGAGGAGAGGGGGGTGGAGAACTTTTAGGAGGACgagaaggtggtggtggggaACGCAAAGGTGGAGATTTTGGTGGGGAACGTGGAGGTGGAGGAGATCGTGTTGGTGAAGATGGCGGTGGCGATGCAGGGGGAGAGGGGGGTGGAGAACTTTTAGGAGGACgagaaggtggtggtggggaACGCAAAGGTGGAGATTTTGGTGGGGAACGTGGAGGTGGAGGAGATCGTGTTGGTGAAGATGGCGGTGGCGATGCAGGAGGAGAGGGGGGTGGAGAACTTTTAGGCGGACgagaaggtggtggtggggaACGCAAAGGTGGAGATTTTGGTGGGGAACGTGGAGGTGGAGGAGATCGTGTTGGTGAAGATGGCGGTGGCGATGCAGGAGGAGAGGGGGGTGGAGAACTTTTAGGAGGACgagaaggtggtggtggggaACGCAAAGGTGGAGATTTTGGTGGGGAACGTGGAGGTGGAGGAGATCGTGTTGGTGAAGATGGCGGTGGCGATGCAGGAGGAGAGGGGGGTGGAGAACTTTGA
- the LOC121775795 gene encoding E3 ubiquitin-protein ligase BIG BROTHER-like isoform X2: protein MNENEQVVHYMDNSYYYPVSEGYVDYYSSASTAPLNYLNFAPMNDQESIYWSMHMNSYKYGQPDPEGFYYGLYDDNDLAPRMDFNRRVWEYSSMATTEDPITVDLPPEQSVVSEVHSIPEERVVSEVHSIPEERLPNDQDAANDEVAWQDDINPDTMTYEELLDLGEAVGTQSRGLSQELIDLLPTSKHKSGGIFSRKKSEERCVICQMRYKRGDRQINLPCKHAYHTHCGSKWLSINKTCPVCNTEVFGDDQHNDLPN, encoded by the exons ATGAACGAGAATGAGCAAGTGGTGCATTACATGGACAACAGCTACTATTACCCTGTCTCTGAGGGTTATGTTGATTACTACAGCAGTGCTTCAACAGCCCCTTTGAATTATCTTAACTTCGCCCCAATGAATGATCAG GAATCTATATATTGGTCAATGCATATGAATTCCTATAAATATGGACAACCCGATCCAGAGGGTTTCTATTATGGACTCTATGATGACAATGACCTTGCTCCAAGAATGGATTTTAACAGGAGAGTTTGGGAATATTCCTCAATGGCAACCACAGAAGATCCTATAACTGTAGACTTACCACCCGAACAAAGTGTGGTTTCTGAAGTGCATTCTATTCCTGAGGAACGTGTGGTTTCTGAAGTGCATTCGATTCCTGAGGAAA GATTACCAAATGATCAAGATGCTGCCAATGATGAG GTTGCATGGCAAGATGATATTAACCCTGATACCATGACGTATGAG GAACTGCTTGATTTGGGCGAGGCAGTGGGAACTCAGAGTCGAGGACTTTCTCAAGAGCTCATTGATCTGCTTCCGACCTCAAAACACAAGTCTGGTGGAATTTTCTCAAGGAAAAAGTCTGAAGAGAG ATGCGTCATTTGCCAGATGCGGTATAAAAGAGGGGACAGACAAATCAATCTACCGTGTAAGCATGCTTACCACACTCATTGTGGCTCCAAGTGGCTTAGCATCAACAAG ACATGTCCAGTATGCAACACTGAGGTATTTGGTGATGATCAGCACAATGATTTGCCGAATTGA
- the LOC121775795 gene encoding E3 ubiquitin-protein ligase BIG BROTHER-like isoform X1 has product MNENEQVVHYMDNSYYYPVSEGYVDYYSSASTAPLNYLNFAPMNDQESIYWSMHMNSYKYGQPDPEGFYYGLYDDNDLAPRMDFNRRVWEYSSMATTEDPITVDLPPEQSVVSEVHSIPEERVVSEVHSIPEERLPNDQDAANDEVAWQDDINPDTMTYEELLDLGEAVGTQSRGLSQELIDLLPTSKHKSGGIFSRKKSEERCVICQMRYKRGDRQINLPCKHAYHTHCGSKWLSINKISLLSRHVQYATLRYLVMISTMICRIDWKFHREGAIYCTFVLSLIHRRALQSV; this is encoded by the exons ATGAACGAGAATGAGCAAGTGGTGCATTACATGGACAACAGCTACTATTACCCTGTCTCTGAGGGTTATGTTGATTACTACAGCAGTGCTTCAACAGCCCCTTTGAATTATCTTAACTTCGCCCCAATGAATGATCAG GAATCTATATATTGGTCAATGCATATGAATTCCTATAAATATGGACAACCCGATCCAGAGGGTTTCTATTATGGACTCTATGATGACAATGACCTTGCTCCAAGAATGGATTTTAACAGGAGAGTTTGGGAATATTCCTCAATGGCAACCACAGAAGATCCTATAACTGTAGACTTACCACCCGAACAAAGTGTGGTTTCTGAAGTGCATTCTATTCCTGAGGAACGTGTGGTTTCTGAAGTGCATTCGATTCCTGAGGAAA GATTACCAAATGATCAAGATGCTGCCAATGATGAG GTTGCATGGCAAGATGATATTAACCCTGATACCATGACGTATGAG GAACTGCTTGATTTGGGCGAGGCAGTGGGAACTCAGAGTCGAGGACTTTCTCAAGAGCTCATTGATCTGCTTCCGACCTCAAAACACAAGTCTGGTGGAATTTTCTCAAGGAAAAAGTCTGAAGAGAG ATGCGTCATTTGCCAGATGCGGTATAAAAGAGGGGACAGACAAATCAATCTACCGTGTAAGCATGCTTACCACACTCATTGTGGCTCCAAGTGGCTTAGCATCAACAAG ATTTCACTTCTTTCCAGACATGTCCAGTATGCAACACTGAGGTATTTGGTGATGATCAGCACAATGATTTGCCGAATTGACTGGAAGTTCCATAGAGAAGGAGCTATTTATTGCACATTTGTGCTCTCTCTCATACATAGAAGAGCTTTGCAGAGTGTGTAG